The segment TACGTTGCTGAACAGCGGCAGGATGGATCGATGGGGGGCGGGATCCAGGCGCGGCTGAAATCGAACCAGCCCAGCGTGTTCAGCTCAATGCCCTCTACGCCGGGCGGCGCATGGATCTGATAGCGATAATTAAACAGGGGCAGCAGGATACCGTCGCGCATCAGCCGATCGTAAAGCTGGTGCAGCGCGTGGCTACGGGCTTCACCATCCACGATCTGCCGGATAGTCTGCAGCTGCGCCGCCACCTGTTTGCCCTGCGCGCCAGACCACAGCGGTCGCCAGAGCGGATCAATCTGCAACCAGCTGGCCAGGGTAAAGATCGGCGCATCGCCAATCAGCCGATCGCCCATTACGATATCCGCCTCATCAGGCGGGGCGAGGGTGTGCCAGTTTTTTACCGAATGAAACACCACCTTCAGGATGCAGCCGTGCGCTTCCAGCAGCGCCACCAGCGCCTGCGACATCTCATGCAGCTCCACCGGTAACTGATAATGCAGCGTCAGGGATGCCGGTAAAGGAACCGGGTCGTCATCAAATAGCGGTACGCCCCAGCCGGGTAGCAGCTCCCGGCTGGGAGTGATCAATCCCTCATCCAGTGGTAACCGGCTGACGATGCCGCTCTGCTGGATCAGCTGAAAAAGTCTGCGCGCCTGGCTGGCGGAAAAACCGGCCCGCGGGCGGCAGACCAGGTAGCAGAAGCCGAGACTGATGCTGCTGCTGACCGGCTGCAGCGTCCTGAGTGCGGCGGGTTCGCCTATCGCAATCTGCACCGGATGACGACAGCTGCTGCCCAGGCTGGGATCAAACAGCTGCGGCGTAATCCAGTACTCCACCGCCTGCAGCAGCGGCTGCTGCAGATGCCAGCGC is part of the Pantoea sp. Ep11b genome and harbors:
- a CDS encoding SgrR family transcriptional regulator — translated: MRQLNRLNQFQRLWQQSQGAPQQTCVAEMARHCICSERHLRTLLSQWQQAGWLSWQGEPGRGKLGQLQFLRTPEQLRQQLLQRQLEAGEAAEALQLLDLPPERLINMLRPLMGGQWQNDTPVLRIPYYRPMESTDPRQIAGRAEQHLVRQIYSGLTRFEQDEPVGDLAHHWQHDETACHWLFWLRPQLMWHNDEPVRAGQLVTQFRQMLQDKRVSLLLAEVTGIDAPHPLAVRFTLRQPDFWLPHRLAHLLCLLPHPTEPAIGSGPWKLRHFSPELVRIESHARWHLQQPLLQAVEYWITPQLFDPSLGSSCRHPVQIAIGEPAALRTLQPVSSSISLGFCYLVCRPRAGFSASQARRLFQLIQQSGIVSRLPLDEGLITPSRELLPGWGVPLFDDDPVPLPASLTLHYQLPVELHEMSQALVALLEAHGCILKVVFHSVKNWHTLAPPDEADIVMGDRLIGDAPIFTLASWLQIDPLWRPLWSGAQGKQVAAQLQTIRQIVDGEARSHALHQLYDRLMRDGILLPLFNYRYQIHAPPGVEGIELNTLGWFDFSRAWIPPPIDPSCRCSAT